From the genome of Oryza glaberrima chromosome 1, OglaRS2, whole genome shotgun sequence:
TGTGCTTACCGTGGTGTCAGGCAACGGACATGGGGTAAGTGGGTGGCTGAGATCCGTGAACCAAACCGTGGAAGGCGCCTATGGCTAGGATCATTTCCTACTGCGCTGGAGGCTGCGCATGCATACGATGAGGCGGCAAGGGCAATGTATGGTCCCACAGCACGTGTCAATTTTGCAGATAATTCCACAGATGCCAACTCTGGCTGCACATCAGCACCTTCATTGATGATGTCTAATGGGCCGGCCACTATACCTTCTGATGAGAAGGATGAGCTGGAATCTCCTCCTTTCATCATGGCTAATGGGCCAGCTGTGTTGTATCGGCCTGATAAGAAGGATGTGTTGGAACGTGTAGTCCCTGAGGTGCAGGATGTTAAAACAGAAGGGAGCAATGGCTTGAAACGTGTTTGTCAGGAGCAGAAGACTATGGAGGTATGTGAATCAGAAGGGATCGTTTTACACAAAGAAGTGAACATAAGTTATGATTATTTCAATGTCCATGAAGTTGTTGAGATGATAATTGTTGAATTAAGTGCTGATCAGAAAACGGAAGTACATGAAGAGTACCAAGAGGGAGATGATGGGTTTAGCCTTTTCTCCTATTAGAGTAGTAGTCATGCTGCGGGTCAGTAGGAATATTTCATTCTAGCTGCTAGGGGATACTTCAAATATCTGCAACCTGAAGCTTTGTAGTCATTTACGGTTTTCGTCTTACTGGGTAATAGCTTTATATACACTATAAGCCAACTGGTACAAGAAGTTGTACTGTGTGTTGAGTGCACTGTGGTAAAAATGAATCTATATTTAATGAGCTTACTCTGTCAATATTTTTGCTTATTTTAGTGTGGTTAAACTCAGGTTAGATATTCAAAACGAGTGGCAGATACTTCAATGACTTTAGGATCGAATTAAATTTCTCAAACAGGTATATTAGGAAGTTTATTTCTGCATGCATAAAAGTATGACAAACTATGATAGtacaattttgcatgcatatgGAATTTTAAATACTTAAACATACTACTATCGCATTATAGCGCTCTATGGTCATTCCAAGTACCAAAAGATACATCATGGAGATTTCATAAGGGGAAGTTGCAGACATTCTCTGAATTCAAGCCTCCTTGTTTCACTGTGAAAGGTCTTCTGTTTGTTAGGCCAGTAGGTCAGCCAAATCCAGCCTCTAATCTCCCAGTCCATGGTCTTCCCTAATGCTGCACCACAGATCTTCCACCAGACGCTGTCTCCATATTCATCACGTGCGAAAATGACACCACCCTTCTTCGTGAATGGGCGATACACGGTCGAGTACCTGTCACGAAACCAGGCCCGTGGCTGAAGCAGGGAGAGCTTGGAAGGCTTTGAAGAATAAACCTCCCTTCCGTTTACACCATCATGGAGAAACCAGTTCAAGGTTGTAGTGTTTCCATGCACAGACTGTTCAAATTTCCAGGGTTTCATGGTCAGTGTGAGGCTTTCGCTGACCGAGGCCTTTAGTCCAAATGTGTTTGGGGGGTCGAATGAACCTTCAATGCCCTTCTCAAGGCCAAACTCATGCGTGGGGTTGTCGGAGGACTTGCTGACTGAAACCGACAGGACATCTGATTGTTGCATAGGTGTGATTTGCAGCATGACACGTGATGGAAAGTGCTTCTCCTCAGAGCCATGTCCACGTTCAGTCATGAGGATCTCGGAGACCAAAGAGTCCACATCACACCTGAGATGAATCCACTGTAAGTGCCGCTCTTGGTTTTAGATGATACACGtatggttgttttttttccttgtgcAGTTAATTGTAACTTTGAAACAATTCAGTTTGTAGATAGACTGCTTTTCAAGGTCTAGAAAACTCTGATTTAACTACCTAAATTGAGTTCTTCTGCAGCTGGTATACAGGGAGAAGCATGTTACCGAACTATGCATAATTGCTTGCTCAATGTTACCTTACTGTAGGCACCAACCAAATTATTTGCTAGTTAAACCTTTAGCTTTTTTACCAAACATATGCAGCTACGCTTTGCATGCCGCGAACTTAATTGGTTCCCCCGAGTGATACTACTGTCACCTCAGGATGAGAAGGTTTTTTATTTTCACCTAAATTAGTAAGTGTATATACAGTTCATATGAGATAGAATCAAATCCTTAAATAAATTACTGACCTTATGTTGTCCACCTTTATCTCGACATCAATCCAGTTGTCCCTTCTGATTGTTTTGTAGGCGAGCTGAATCACACCTTCAAGTTGCTGATAAGTAAGCGAGAAGAGAAGGCGCTCATCTTGTGTTGGCACTGCAGGATCTTCCATGTTCATGGCAATGAGTGGGCAGTATAGCTGGACCTTCCAGAGCCCACTTGCTGAAAGAGCATATGAGAACAGTGGCGATGGCACCCCAAATGAATGGTGTGAGGATCGTTGCTCAACAATCCAGTTAGTCACTGCAAGATTCATTGTCTGCATCCATTGGTCCTCAAGGTTTGCTCCCAACATTCTGACAAAGGTCTTTGCAGCATCTTTGCACTTTGGCCC
Proteins encoded in this window:
- the LOC127771146 gene encoding uncharacterized protein LOC127771146, which encodes MAHSLPLDVWGWITNLPPFSQWRSNAMSLCICPTPSASESLQPSVNLSVVKTPPTQPSFVTFSIFANYRVPISLWTSKPVHLKSNTQQSLDEQGMLELFVDIVDWVLRSGPNKKPSFQFPRAQIHGNLKDVFNIVFLSLAFLVCIYEAPHALRCRCLESLRTQLTGPKCKDAAKTFVRMLGANLEDQWMQTMNLAVTNWIVEQRSSHHSFGVPSPLFSYALSASGLWKVQLYCPLIAMNMEDPAVPTQDERLLFSLTYQQLEGVIQLAYKTIRRDNWIDVEIKVDNIRCDVDSLVSEILMTERGHGSEEKHFPSRVMLQITPMQQSDVLSVSVSKSSDNPTHEFGLEKGIEGSFDPPNTFGLKASVSESLTLTMKPWKFEQSVHGNTTTLNWFLHDGVNGREVYSSKPSKLSLLQPRAWFRDRYSTVYRPFTKKGGVIFARDEYGDSVWWKICGAALGKTMDWEIRGWIWLTYWPNKQKTFHSETRRLEFRECLQLPLMKSP
- the LOC127771153 gene encoding dehydration-responsive element-binding protein 2A, giving the protein MERGEGRRGDCSVQVRKKRTRRKSDGPDSIAETIKWWKEQNQKLQEENSSRKAPAKGSKKGCMAGKGGPENSNCAYRGVRQRTWGKWVAEIREPNRGRRLWLGSFPTALEAAHAYDEAARAMYGPTARVNFADNSTDANSGCTSAPSLMMSNGPATIPSDEKDELESPPFIMANGPAVLYRPDKKDVLERVVPEVQDVKTEGSNGLKRVCQEQKTMEVCESEGIVLHKEVNISYDYFNVHEVVEMIIVELSADQKTEVHEEYQEGDDGFSLFSY